The Candidatus Methylomirabilota bacterium genome includes the window CTGGGCGGCCTCGCGCCCAACGTGCTCCAGCGGATCGTGGCCTGGGGCGACGGCTGGCTGCCGAACCGCATCACCCCCGAGCAGGTGCGCGAGAGCCGGGCCACGCTCGATGGCCTCGCCAAGGATGCCGGCCGCGATCCCTCCCGGATCACCATCTCGGTGTACGGGCAGCCGGCCGACCGCGGCCTCATCCGGCGCTTCCACCAGGCCGGGGCCACGCGCGTCATCATCCGCCCGCCCGCGGTCGGCACGGAAGCCGAGATGGGGGCGCAGCTGACGCGGATCGCCGAGGCCGTGCTGAAGTAGCGGCCGGCCGGGCCGCCTTGATCGCTGCGACCGCCGGTGATAATTAGAGGCCTGCCCAGATCACGCCGTAAGGAGCCGGTCATGAGCGAGTTCAAGAGCGAAGTGCGGGACGGGATGCGGATCGACTGGGACGTGCCCGTCCCCATCGACGACGGCATCGTGTTGCGCGCCGACGTCTACCGGCCGATCCGCGAAGGCAAGTACCCCGTCATCCTGTCCTACGGGCCCTACGGCAAGTGGCTGCACTTCGAGGACCTCTACACCGACCAGTGGCGCCGCATGATCGCCGAGCACCCGGACGTCGCGGCGGGCTCCACCAACAAGTACCAGAACTGGGAAGTCGTGGATCCCGAGAAGTGGGTGCCCGACGGCTACGCCTGCGTGCGCGTGGACTCGCGAGGGGCCGGGCGCTCCCCCGGATACCTGGACATCTGGTCGGCCCGCGAGGCGCAGGACCTCCACGACTGCGTCGAGTGGGCGGCCCGGCAGCCGTGGTCCACGGGGAAGATCGGCCTCAACGGCATCTCCTACTACGCCATGAACCAGTGGCAGGTGGCCGCCCTGCAGCCGCCGCACCTCGCCGCCATCTGCATCTGGGAGGGCGCCGCCGACTACTACCGGGACCTCTCCCATCACGGCGGCATCCTGTGCACCTTCGGTCGGGCCTGGTTCCCCTCGCAGGTCATCCGCGTCCAGCACGGCCGCGGCACGCGCGGGTTCCGCTCGCGCATGAACGGCGACTGGGTGGCGGGGCCGCCGACCCTCAGCGAGGAGGAGCTGGGGGCCAAGCGCAGCGACTTCTACGAGGACTGCC containing:
- a CDS encoding CocE/NonD family hydrolase, whose translation is MSEFKSEVRDGMRIDWDVPVPIDDGIVLRADVYRPIREGKYPVILSYGPYGKWLHFEDLYTDQWRRMIAEHPDVAAGSTNKYQNWEVVDPEKWVPDGYACVRVDSRGAGRSPGYLDIWSAREAQDLHDCVEWAARQPWSTGKIGLNGISYYAMNQWQVAALQPPHLAAICIWEGAADYYRDLSHHGGILCTFGRAWFPSQVIRVQHGRGTRGFRSRMNGDWVAGPPTLSEEELGAKRSDFYEDCRRNPLASAPYWRSRMPDWSKVKVPLLSAANWGGQGLHPRGNFEGFVRAAAKQKWLEVHGIEHWTHFYTDYGRLLQLEFFNHFLKGEDNGWDRRPPVMLNIRRVDGFQLRTAQGWPLPDTRWTTMHLDPEEGLI